The following are from one region of the Achromobacter xylosoxidans genome:
- a CDS encoding acyl-CoA dehydrogenase has translation MSQYHAPMHDIDFLTTAVFPLDPHLQGCGSALDAGLARSVVLEAEKFAQGLLDPLNRIGDQQGCRLHDGTVSTPAGWQQAYLAFCEGGWNGLRQPEQYGGQALSCVLATLTEEIWHASNPSFALCSMLTSGAIETLLHSATPALKDLLLPRLISGEWTGTMNLTEPAAGSDLAAVRTRAMPSDDGSYAISGQKIFITYGDHELASNIIHLVLARTPDAPAGARGLSLFAVPKFLIQDDGSPGERNDVHCSALEHKLGIHASPTAVMQFGAGPGATGYLVGELNEGLKNMFVMMNEARHAVGNQGLAIAERAFQHAVWYARERVQGKIVGEEGAQLPILRHPDVRRLLLGMKSRIESMRALGVYLSMQKDLARAAASPEARSRAQARVDLLIPVMKGWFTEAAQRITYDAVQVFGGMGYIEESGAAQYYRDARILTIYEGTTAIQANDLLGRKTVRDGGAQAQLLLDEISQQAEAMLAGAAGAREFGRSLQQGCAHLRATIVWLLACHEADPRATHAGAVSYLELWGLVTGAWMQGLRLRAALDGAAEGAALQAIQASARFYAENLLVQASALRQSICAGGCAIDAFPDDYWAR, from the coding sequence ATGAGCCAGTATCACGCGCCCATGCATGACATCGACTTTCTCACGACAGCGGTGTTTCCCCTGGACCCGCATCTGCAAGGTTGCGGCTCCGCCCTGGACGCCGGACTCGCGCGCTCCGTCGTGCTCGAAGCCGAGAAGTTCGCGCAAGGCTTGCTGGATCCGCTCAATCGCATCGGCGACCAGCAAGGCTGCCGCCTGCATGACGGCACCGTTTCCACGCCCGCCGGCTGGCAGCAGGCCTACCTCGCCTTCTGCGAAGGCGGATGGAACGGCTTGCGCCAACCCGAGCAATACGGCGGCCAGGCGCTGTCCTGCGTGCTGGCCACCCTGACCGAGGAAATCTGGCACGCCAGCAACCCTAGCTTCGCGCTCTGCTCCATGCTGACCAGCGGCGCCATAGAAACCCTGCTGCACTCGGCGACTCCCGCATTGAAGGACCTGCTGCTGCCGCGGCTGATCAGCGGCGAATGGACCGGCACCATGAACCTGACCGAACCGGCGGCGGGCTCGGACCTGGCCGCCGTGCGCACCCGCGCGATGCCGTCGGATGATGGTTCCTATGCAATATCCGGCCAGAAGATCTTCATCACCTACGGCGACCACGAACTCGCGTCCAACATCATCCATCTGGTGCTGGCCCGCACGCCCGATGCGCCCGCCGGCGCGAGAGGCCTGTCGTTGTTCGCCGTGCCCAAGTTTCTGATTCAGGACGACGGTTCTCCTGGCGAGCGCAACGACGTGCATTGCTCGGCCCTGGAACACAAACTGGGCATCCACGCCAGCCCCACCGCGGTGATGCAGTTCGGCGCCGGGCCGGGCGCAACCGGGTATCTGGTCGGCGAGCTGAACGAAGGGCTGAAGAACATGTTCGTCATGATGAACGAGGCCCGCCACGCCGTCGGCAACCAGGGCCTGGCCATTGCCGAACGCGCGTTCCAGCATGCGGTCTGGTACGCACGCGAACGCGTCCAGGGCAAGATCGTCGGCGAAGAAGGCGCGCAGCTTCCCATCCTGCGCCACCCCGACGTACGCCGCCTGCTGCTGGGCATGAAGAGCCGGATCGAATCGATGCGTGCGCTGGGCGTGTACCTATCGATGCAGAAAGACCTGGCCCGCGCGGCCGCCAGCCCCGAGGCCCGCAGCCGCGCCCAGGCCCGCGTCGACCTGCTGATACCCGTGATGAAGGGCTGGTTCACCGAGGCCGCCCAGCGCATCACATACGACGCGGTCCAGGTCTTCGGCGGCATGGGCTATATCGAGGAATCGGGCGCGGCCCAGTACTACCGGGACGCGCGCATCCTGACCATCTACGAAGGCACCACCGCGATACAGGCGAATGACCTGCTGGGCCGCAAAACGGTCCGCGACGGCGGCGCGCAAGCCCAGCTGCTGCTGGACGAGATCTCTCAGCAGGCCGAGGCGATGCTGGCGGGTGCGGCCGGCGCCCGCGAGTTCGGACGCAGCCTGCAACAAGGCTGCGCGCATTTGCGCGCAACCATCGTCTGGCTGCTGGCATGCCATGAGGCCGATCCGCGCGCCACCCATGCGGGCGCCGTATCCTATCTTGAGCTCTGGGGGCTGGTGACGGGCGCCTGGATGCAGGGGCTGCGCCTGCGCGCCGCGCTGGACGGCGCGGCCGAGGGAGCAGCATTGCAAGCCATCCAGGCCAGCGCCCGATTCTATGCGGAGAATCTTCTGGTTCAGGCCAGCGCATTGCGGCAGTCCATTTGCGCGGGCGGCTGCGCCATCGACGCGTTTCCCGACGACTATTGGGCCCGCTAA
- a CDS encoding CaiB/BaiF CoA transferase family protein yields the protein MPQPHSLPLSGIAVADFSELLPGPFLTQNLLELGATVTKIERPPHGDNARLLYPGVFDSVNRGKQCVMLDLKQPAGAQAARDIIAACDVLVEGFRPGVMARLGLGYDAAAAINPRLVYVSLSGYGQNGPHAQRPGHDINYLATAGALALSGSDPGMPAPGAGLPVADLCGAMYALSSTLAALMQRQHTGRGQHLDVSLTDCVAHWMNPRLGQFSSAGLGSLAAQRLDVLNKPAYGVFRTRDDACVAIAALEDHFWLRLLQVLALDLDHAQTATYHQRVMLAAAINQAIAGRMADLDARDAIARLEASDVPVSLVEEPLALRGTPHAQARWLFESHAEAQYVRYPVRLTHMNEA from the coding sequence ATGCCTCAGCCGCACTCCCTTCCCCTGTCCGGCATCGCCGTTGCCGATTTTTCCGAACTGCTGCCGGGCCCATTCCTGACCCAGAACCTCCTGGAACTCGGCGCGACCGTCACCAAGATCGAACGTCCTCCTCACGGCGACAATGCCCGGCTGCTCTATCCCGGCGTGTTCGATTCGGTCAACCGCGGCAAGCAATGCGTCATGCTGGATCTCAAGCAGCCTGCCGGCGCGCAGGCGGCGCGCGACATCATCGCCGCCTGTGACGTCCTGGTCGAAGGCTTCCGCCCCGGGGTCATGGCGCGGCTGGGGCTGGGCTATGACGCGGCGGCCGCCATCAACCCCAGGCTGGTCTACGTATCCCTGAGCGGCTATGGCCAGAACGGTCCCCATGCGCAGCGCCCGGGACATGACATCAACTATCTCGCCACGGCGGGCGCGCTGGCGCTGTCGGGCAGCGATCCCGGCATGCCCGCGCCGGGGGCAGGGCTGCCCGTCGCGGACCTCTGCGGCGCCATGTATGCCCTGTCCAGCACGCTGGCGGCGCTGATGCAGCGCCAGCATACGGGGCGCGGACAGCACCTGGACGTATCGCTGACGGATTGCGTCGCCCACTGGATGAATCCGCGCCTGGGACAGTTCTCCTCGGCCGGACTCGGCAGCCTGGCGGCGCAGCGCCTGGACGTTTTGAACAAGCCCGCCTATGGCGTGTTCCGCACGCGCGATGACGCCTGCGTCGCGATTGCCGCGCTCGAGGACCACTTCTGGCTGCGTTTGCTGCAGGTTTTGGCCTTGGACCTGGACCACGCGCAAACCGCTACCTACCATCAGCGGGTCATGCTGGCCGCCGCCATCAATCAGGCAATCGCAGGGCGCATGGCGGATCTGGACGCGCGAGATGCGATCGCCCGCCTGGAAGCGTCCGATGTGCCGGTCTCGCTGGTGGAAGAACCGCTGGCGCTGCGCGGCACGCCCCATGCGCAAGCCCGCTGGCTGTTCGAAAGCCATGCCGAGGCGCAGTATGTCCGCTATCCGGTACGGCTGACCCACATGAACGAGGCTTGA
- a CDS encoding Bug family tripartite tricarboxylate transporter substrate binding protein, whose translation MFNKLFGTAAAALAVAMALAPLNASADAAFPDRPIRFIVPFTAGGITDNVARTVGARAAELLGQPIIIENRAGAGGNIGAEYAANSKPDGYTIFLGTQGTQVTNPLIYKTASKPEKALVAVQGLTAIPNILVVNESRPYNTLDKLVAYARANPSKLNTSSAGAGTGTHLAAELFQSVAGVKFSHIPFKGSAPSITALIGGQVDISFDYPVSTEPFIKDGKIRALAVTGEARLPSFPDVPTLAELGYPGASSVSWMGIFVPADTPAPVNAKLEKAFAQAIADPQISSRLIAFGGVPLKKSGADFAAFVKEESVKWGNVVKEANVQLD comes from the coding sequence ATGTTCAACAAGCTCTTCGGTACCGCGGCGGCCGCACTCGCCGTCGCGATGGCGCTCGCGCCGCTCAATGCCTCGGCGGACGCTGCCTTTCCGGATCGGCCGATACGCTTCATCGTGCCGTTCACGGCTGGCGGCATCACGGACAACGTGGCGCGCACGGTCGGCGCCCGCGCCGCCGAGCTGCTGGGACAACCCATCATCATCGAAAACCGCGCCGGCGCAGGCGGCAACATCGGCGCGGAGTACGCGGCCAATAGCAAACCGGACGGCTACACGATCTTTCTCGGCACCCAAGGCACCCAAGTCACCAATCCCCTGATCTACAAGACCGCCAGCAAACCTGAAAAGGCGCTGGTCGCCGTGCAGGGACTCACCGCCATCCCCAACATCCTCGTCGTCAACGAATCCCGGCCCTACAACACGCTGGACAAGCTGGTGGCCTACGCCCGGGCCAATCCCAGCAAGCTGAACACGTCCAGCGCGGGCGCCGGCACCGGCACCCACCTTGCGGCCGAGCTCTTCCAATCCGTCGCGGGCGTCAAGTTCAGCCACATTCCGTTCAAGGGCAGCGCGCCTTCGATCACCGCCCTGATCGGCGGCCAGGTCGACATTTCCTTTGACTATCCCGTGTCGACCGAACCCTTCATCAAGGACGGAAAAATCCGCGCGCTCGCCGTCACGGGCGAAGCCCGGCTGCCGTCCTTCCCAGACGTGCCGACGCTCGCCGAACTCGGCTATCCAGGCGCAAGCTCCGTTTCCTGGATGGGCATCTTCGTGCCCGCCGACACGCCTGCTCCTGTGAATGCCAAGCTTGAAAAGGCATTCGCCCAGGCCATCGCAGACCCGCAGATCTCCTCGCGCCTGATCGCCTTCGGCGGCGTTCCATTGAAGAAATCCGGCGCCGATTTCGCTGCCTTCGTGAAGGAAGAGTCCGTCAAGTGGGGCAATGTGGTCAAGGAAGCCAACGTCCAGCTGGACTAG